TTTGCCCGGTCAAGGGCAGGCGGCAAAGGTGGCTGGATCAAGCGGGCAGAGGAATTCATCGCGCCGGTCTACCACCTGAGCGAAGCAGAATTTCAAAAGAGGGTGGCATCATGGGGTTGATGGAACGGGTGTTGACGATGGTCTTCGGCGGGCAGTCCAATGTCGTGCGGGATACGGTTGAGGTATTCCGAGAGAATGCCGAAGCGGGTGCCGTACGCAATGCACATGTGCAGGGGCAGGCTATGACCCAATTCGGGACTGAATTTATGGTCGAGCGGCGCGGCGGTTTTGACCGCTTTATGGACGGGTTGAACCGTCTGCCCCGTCCGGCGCTTGCCTTGGGCACCTTGGGGTTGTTCGTGTCCGCCATGGTTGCACCTTTGTGGTTTTCCGAGCGGATGCAGGGGATCGCCTTGGTGCCGGAGCCGCTATGGTGGCTCTTGGGTGTGATTGTGTCATTCTATTTCGGGGCGCGTCATCAGGTCAAAGCGCAGGAATTCCAGCGGGAAATCACAGATACGATCATTCGCGTACCGCAAGTGCTGAACAACATCCAGGAAATCCGTAAAATGGCGGCAGACAGCGTGGCGGCCGCCGACACGGGACCAGACGCTACACTGGCCGCAACTGCGGTGAAATCCGAAGGGAATGCTGCACTTGAGGCATGGCAACGCAGCCGCGCCTGACTGCGACGGAATGCGCGGCCTCTGAGCGCGGATTGCCATGGCGCAAAGCAGGTTTTCGGCCTATATTTCCGCCATGATTACAGAAGTCGGACATTTCGCCCTGATCCTCGCCTTTCTTGTGGCGATTGTTCAGATGATCGTACCTCTGATTGGTGCGCATAAACGCTGGACCGGATGGATGGCCGTTGCCGAGCCTGCAGCGGGCGCGCAATTTGCGCTGACGGCGCTGGCCTTCGGGGCGTTGATGTGGGCCTTTGTGGTCTCCGACTTCTCGTTAAGGCTGGTCTGGCTGAACAGCCATTCCGCGAAACCGATGCTGTATAAGATTAGTGGTACATGGGGCAATCACGAGGGCTCCATGCTGCTGTGGGTGCTGATTGTGACCCTGTTCGGTGCAACTGCCGCGTGGTTCGGCGGTGGCCTTCCGCCCACCTTACGTGCACGCGTGCTAAGCGTTCAGTCTGCAATTGCGGTCGCGTTCTTTGCCTTTATCCTCTTCACTTCCAACCCCTTCCTGCGTCTAGACACGCCGCCTTTTGACGGACAGGACCTGAACCCGTTGTTGCAAGACCCCGGTTTGGCGTTTCACCCGCCGTTCCTGTATCTGGGCTACGTTGGTCTAAGCATGGCGTTCAGCTTTGCAGTCGCCGCCCTGATCGAGGGCCGCGTAGATGCGGCGTGGGGGCGTTGGGTGCGTCCATGGACGCTGGCCGCATGGGTTTTTCTGACCATCGGCATCGCGCTTGGTTCCTGGTGGGCATATTACGAGCTGGGCTGGGGCGGCTTTTGGTTCTGGGATCCGGTCGAGAACGCGAGCTTCATGCCGTGGCTGCTGGCCGCAGCGCTTTTGCACTCAGCCATCGTGGTGGAGAAGCGGGAAAGCCTGAAAAGCTGGACGATACTGCTGGCTATTCTCGCCTTCGGGTTTTCGCTGATCGGCACGTTCATTGTTCGATCCGGTCTGCTGACATCTGTGCATGCATTTGCCAATGATCCCGAGCGCGGGGTCTTTATCCTGATGATTATGGGTTTCTTCATGGGCGGGGCGCTGGTGCTCTTTACCCTTCGTGCAGGCGCGATGGAGGCGAAAGGTGTCTTTGGTTTGCAGAGCCGTGAATCTGCGCTTGTGGTGAATAACCTTCTGCTCGCAGTGTCATGTTTCGTGGTGTTTGTGGGCACGATGTGGCCTCTGGTGGCCGAGATGTTCTTTGACCGTAAGCTCAGCGTGGGACCGCCCTTCTTTAACGCGGCATTTACGCCGTTCATGGTCGCGCTGGGTCTGATCCTGCCGGTCGGTTCTGTGCTACCGTGGAAACGTGCGAGTATACTGCGAGCAATGTGGCCACTGCGTTATGTATTTCTGCTGGCGCTTGCGGTGGGCGGCCTTGCCTATGCGATGCAGACGGGGCGTGGGTTGATCGGACCTGTTGGCCTGTTTCTGGGCGCATGGATGGTGATGGGTGTCATTGTTGAATTGCTTCAGCGCACCGGTCGCGGCGGGGACCGTTGGGGGCGTTTGCGCCGATTGCCGCGTGCGGATTGGGGCAAGGCCGCGGCACACGCGGGCTTGGGGGTGACCATGGCCGGTGTTGCCGGACTGACCGCCTGGACCATTGATGATATCCGCGTGGCGCAGATTGATACGCCATGGCAAGTTGGCGATTATGAGTTCACCTTGAATGATGTACGCGAGGTTCGAGGGCCGAACTACCTCTCGACAATGGCCTCTGTGACGCTTGCCAAGGATGGCAAGAAGATCGCCGACCTTCAGCCCGAAAAGCGGTTCTATCCGGTGGCGCAGATGCCAACGACCGAAGCGGCGATTGATTACGATCTTAAACGCGATGTCTATGTCGTGATCGGCGATGCGCAGGAAGGGGGCGGGCACACTGTGCGCGTCTATATCAAGCCGTTGACCAACTGGATCTGGATTGGCTCTGCCATGATGGCCCTGGGTGGATTGCTTAGTCTGACGGACAGACGGTTCCGCGTAGGTGCCGGAGCGGCCAAGCGACGTCGCGAAACGGTGCCAGCAGAATGAAGCGCTTGTTTTTAGTCCTGATGCTGCTCGCCACACCACTTATGGCGGTTCAGCCGGATGAAATTCTGGACGATCCTGTGTTGGAAGAACGCGCCCGCGAGCTTTCTAAAGGGTTGCGCTGTCTGGTGTGCCGAAACGAAAGCATCGACGAAAGTGATGCAACGCTGGCCCGCGATCTGCGCCTCTTGGTGCGCGAGCGGCTGGTTGCAGGCGACAGTGACGCTGAAACAATTGACTACATCGTGGACCGCTACGGCGAATTTGTGTTGTTGAAGCCGGATACCTCGGGGGCAAATTGGTTGCTTTGGGCTGCGGGGCCTTTGATGCTGCTGCTTGCAGGGGGTATGGGACTTGTCTATCTGCGCGGACGTGCGACAAGCAACGCCGCAGCGCATGTTCCGCTCAGCGATGAAGAACAGGCGCGGCTTGACGACATACTGCGATGACACGCCTTTCTCCGCAGAGTGTTCCTGAAAATAACACCCAAATGACGTCTGGTTTTGCTGGCTCCTCATCTCCACTTTGGTAGGCTCCGCGCAACGCTGGTCAGAAAAGGAAGCCCGATCATGGATTATCAAACGATCACCTACACGCTGGAGGACGGGATCGCGGTTCTGACACTTTCGCGTGCAGACAAGATGAATGCGCTCACCACCCAGATGCGGGCAGAGATCGCTCATGCCGCGACCCAAGCCGGCAAGGATGCGCGGGTTCTCGTTATCACAGGCGAGGGCAGGGCCTTCTGCTCGGGTCAGGATCTTGGCGACCGCGCGGGCGGGGCCTCTGTCGATCTAGAGCGTACCCTGCGTGATGAATACGCGCCGATGTTGCGGGCTATCGTGAATTGTCCTATCCCGACGATTGCTGCGGTGAACGGTGCCGCGGCTGGTGCTGGCGCTAACCTTGCGCTGGCGGCCGACGTGGTGATCGCGACAGAATCCGCTTATTTTCTACAGGCCTTCACACGTATCGGGCTAATCCCGGATGCGGGCGGCACGTACGTTCTGCCGCGCTCCATGGGAACGGCCAAGGCAATGGGTGCGGCACTCTTTGCTGACAAGATTAGCGCACGGCAGGCCGACGACTGGGGTATGATCTGGGAAGCGGTGCCGGATGCTGATTTTGACACGCAGTGGCGCAACCGGGCGGCCCATCTGGCCAGTGGTCCGACCGTTGCCTTCGCAGAAGCCAAGCAGGTCATCCGTGGCGCGTGGGACAACACCTTTGAAGAGCAGTTGACGCTTGAGGCACAAGCACAAGGCAAATGCGGCAAGTCTCGCGACTTCAAAGAGGGCGTACTGGCCTTTACCGAAAAACGTCCCGCGACGTTTGAAGGCCGCTAATAAACTAAGCCTGCCGGTGAAGGACACTGGCAGGCATTTGCGTCGTCAGTGGTAGGAAGCGCGCGCCCTAAACAGCGCGTTCAACCAATAGAATATCTTCTACAGAGAGGCCGGGACCGGCAGCGCGGGCTACCACTGCGACAGCAACACCGTCCGCCAGAACCGAATGTACATTGCCTGCGATCGTACGGATCGTAATTTCGGGTGGTGGTGCGCCTTTGTCATAGACCACAGCGACCTTGTCATGGTCCGTGCTGCTATCGGGCACCAGCATGCCCTGCGGCGCAGCTTCTGACTTATCATGGGCTTGCGGCATCCCCGCCGCACGGTCCCAGCACAAATTGCTCAGGCGGCCATCATCACTCATGGTGAGGTCACCTTGAGCGGCTTTCCAACGGTGTGACGGATCGAAAAGGTTACTAGGGTCAACATACTCATCAAACATGCAGCGGCGACATAGGGGTACATAACTAACCTTTCTCGGTGCGTTAACAGGACGTTAAAGGGTCGCGACTGCGGGGGTCAAGCAATCCGGATCATTGTAAACGCCCGCGAAACAATGCCTTAATTCTGCCTTGTTTCGGGCTTTCCTGTTTCGAAACGGGCAATCCGGCCAGAAACAATTTGCGTGTTTTTCAGGCATTTAGAAGAGCGGCCCGTCTAACCCATCTCTTATGATTCGAAGTTTAACACCGAAATGCTGCGGTCACGGTGTTTGATGCGTGCGAAGTGTGTTGCCAACAGCGAAACAATAGCCCACACGCACTGCGCCCCGGAAAGACCGGGGCGCAGGTAGCTTCATGATGTCAGGCCCTACGATCAGCGGCTTTCAATATCCACGTAATCGCGCGAAGTCTCGCCCAGGTACAACTGGCGTGGGCGTCCGATCTTGTTCTGTGGATCGGTAATCATTTCTTTCCACTGTGAAATCCAGCCAACGGTGCGCGACAGCGCAAAGATCGGCGTAAACATCGACGTGGGGAAACCCATCGCTTCGAGGATGATACCGGAATAGAAATCCACGTTCGGGAACAGTTTCTTCTCGGCAAAGTACGGATCACTCAGCGCGGCTTTTTCAAGCTCTTTGGCAACCTGCAGGATCGGGTTGTTTTCAACACCCAGCAGTTCCAGCACTTCATCCGCGCTTTCTTTCATTACAGTCGCGCGAGGGTCATGGTTTTTGTAAACACGGTGACCAAAGCCCATCAGACGGAACGGATCGTTCTTGTCCTTGGCGCGGGCGATGAATTCGGGAATGCGATCCGGTGTGCCGATTTCCTTGAGCATTTCAAGGCAGGCCTGGTTTGCACCACCATGCGCCGGACCCCAAAGGCAGGCGATACCGGCAGCGATACACGCGAAGGGGTTCGCACCCGAAGATGACGCGAGACGCACAGTCGAGGTCGAGGCGTTCTGCTCGTGATCGGCATGGAGCGTGAAGATACGGTCCATCGCACGGCTCAGGATCGGATCTACAACGTAGTCTTCGGCAGGGACGGCAAAACACATGCGCAGGAAGTTTGACGCATAGTCCAGATCGTTGCGTGGATATACAAACGGCTGACCGATTGTATATTTATACGCCATTGCCGCAATCGTCGGCATTTTCGCGATCAGACGGATGGAAGCAACCTCGCGCTGCCATTCGTCGGAAATATCCGTGCTGTCGTGATAGAACGCAGACATCGCGCCAACCACACCAACCATAACGGCCATCGG
The Sulfitobacter noctilucicola genome window above contains:
- a CDS encoding holin family protein, producing the protein MGLMERVLTMVFGGQSNVVRDTVEVFRENAEAGAVRNAHVQGQAMTQFGTEFMVERRGGFDRFMDGLNRLPRPALALGTLGLFVSAMVAPLWFSERMQGIALVPEPLWWLLGVIVSFYFGARHQVKAQEFQREITDTIIRVPQVLNNIQEIRKMAADSVAAADTGPDATLAATAVKSEGNAALEAWQRSRA
- a CDS encoding heme lyase CcmF/NrfE family subunit; the protein is MITEVGHFALILAFLVAIVQMIVPLIGAHKRWTGWMAVAEPAAGAQFALTALAFGALMWAFVVSDFSLRLVWLNSHSAKPMLYKISGTWGNHEGSMLLWVLIVTLFGATAAWFGGGLPPTLRARVLSVQSAIAVAFFAFILFTSNPFLRLDTPPFDGQDLNPLLQDPGLAFHPPFLYLGYVGLSMAFSFAVAALIEGRVDAAWGRWVRPWTLAAWVFLTIGIALGSWWAYYELGWGGFWFWDPVENASFMPWLLAAALLHSAIVVEKRESLKSWTILLAILAFGFSLIGTFIVRSGLLTSVHAFANDPERGVFILMIMGFFMGGALVLFTLRAGAMEAKGVFGLQSRESALVVNNLLLAVSCFVVFVGTMWPLVAEMFFDRKLSVGPPFFNAAFTPFMVALGLILPVGSVLPWKRASILRAMWPLRYVFLLALAVGGLAYAMQTGRGLIGPVGLFLGAWMVMGVIVELLQRTGRGGDRWGRLRRLPRADWGKAAAHAGLGVTMAGVAGLTAWTIDDIRVAQIDTPWQVGDYEFTLNDVREVRGPNYLSTMASVTLAKDGKKIADLQPEKRFYPVAQMPTTEAAIDYDLKRDVYVVIGDAQEGGGHTVRVYIKPLTNWIWIGSAMMALGGLLSLTDRRFRVGAGAAKRRRETVPAE
- a CDS encoding cytochrome c-type biogenesis protein — its product is MKRLFLVLMLLATPLMAVQPDEILDDPVLEERARELSKGLRCLVCRNESIDESDATLARDLRLLVRERLVAGDSDAETIDYIVDRYGEFVLLKPDTSGANWLLWAAGPLMLLLAGGMGLVYLRGRATSNAAAHVPLSDEEQARLDDILR
- a CDS encoding enoyl-CoA hydratase-related protein, with amino-acid sequence MDYQTITYTLEDGIAVLTLSRADKMNALTTQMRAEIAHAATQAGKDARVLVITGEGRAFCSGQDLGDRAGGASVDLERTLRDEYAPMLRAIVNCPIPTIAAVNGAAAGAGANLALAADVVIATESAYFLQAFTRIGLIPDAGGTYVLPRSMGTAKAMGAALFADKISARQADDWGMIWEAVPDADFDTQWRNRAAHLASGPTVAFAEAKQVIRGAWDNTFEEQLTLEAQAQGKCGKSRDFKEGVLAFTEKRPATFEGR
- the gltA gene encoding citrate synthase, with product MTESKKSATLTIDGESYELPIFSPTAGPDVIDIRKLYAQADVFTYDPGFTSTAACDSTITFIDGEEGVLLHRGYPIDQLAGKSHYLEVCYLLLYGELPSPAELEDFESRVTNHTMIHEQMMNFFRGFRRDAHPMAVMVGVVGAMSAFYHDSTDISDEWQREVASIRLIAKMPTIAAMAYKYTIGQPFVYPRNDLDYASNFLRMCFAVPAEDYVVDPILSRAMDRIFTLHADHEQNASTSTVRLASSSGANPFACIAAGIACLWGPAHGGANQACLEMLKEIGTPDRIPEFIARAKDKNDPFRLMGFGHRVYKNHDPRATVMKESADEVLELLGVENNPILQVAKELEKAALSDPYFAEKKLFPNVDFYSGIILEAMGFPTSMFTPIFALSRTVGWISQWKEMITDPQNKIGRPRQLYLGETSRDYVDIESR